A single genomic interval of Xiphophorus couchianus chromosome 2, X_couchianus-1.0, whole genome shotgun sequence harbors:
- the rnf40 gene encoding E3 ubiquitin-protein ligase BRE1B isoform X2, with product MKTGIISEGKMSGAGGGKRPSGGDSPPGPPEKKSKKEEKTTTTLIEPIRIAGVSSTEEMDMKVLQFKNKKLCERLEQRQAMEDELREKIEKLEKRQATDDTTLLIVNRYWSQLDNNVKVLRKCIEPDVASAPAPPSAPPPETMAMEENGVALTLPTSAVPPPPLPEAQSEAGLTDQQLQLEEQQEDHQDELQQPAPPAGGDELTPPTEPPSDPKTDASLPPPPPLSENAKGFLAALEQSGEEELSLHLQDRMLFSKDAIGHLVRVFDRLHARIDDMCTAIQAAGEEGGLLEDNVRLRDLTTLLQGRHHKMSMEYNEWVDKVTSAETKVSEMETTVEDLQWDIEKLRNREQKLNKHLAEAMEQLKSGYSSTGSSGGLAGGQITLNIQKFESLNAELEHNQELANSRMAELEKLQLELQEAVRESEKLKMDLRNIPEEVVRETSEYKCMQSQFSLLYNESLGVKTQLDEARALLLTTKNAHLRQIEHMESDELSLQKKLRTEVIQLEDTLAQVRKEYEMLRIEFEQNLAANEQAGPINREMRHLISSLQNHNLQLKGDVQRYKRKLRETQMEINKLHSQSGDAGVLILEETTSDGMDVKKEEEEDQEEEEERRKELERQRAREREREREREAERERERERERERQRSDELKRKDSDTLKMLRVELKKAQESQKEMKLLLDMYKSAPKEQRDKVQLMAAERKSKAEVEDLRMRVRELEEREKKESKKLADEDALRKIRVAEETIEHLQKKLAATKQEEEALLSEMDVTGQAFEDMQEQNSRLLQQLREKDDANFKLMSERIKSNQIYKLLKEEKEELADQVLTFKTQVDAQLLVVQKLEEKEGVLQTTLAALEKELAVRTQALELNKRKAVEAAQLAEDLKVQLEHTQAKLKEIQVSVAENRTARERESSNLKRAQEDLSRLRRKLEKQKKVEVYSDADEILQEEINQYKAKLRCPCCNTRDKETVLTKCFHVFCYECLKMRYDTRQRKCPKCNCAFGANDFHRIYIT from the exons ATGAAAACGGGGATTATAA GTGAAGGAAAGATGTCGGGTGCCGGGGGAGGGAAGCGGCCCTCGGGAGGGGACAGTCCTCCTGGCCCACCTGAGAAAAAGAgcaagaaagaggagaaaaccaCCACGACGCTTATTGAGCCCATCCGCATAGCGGGAGTCTCCTCCACG GAGGAAATGGACATGAAGGTGCTGCAGTTTAAGAACAAGAAGCTGTGCGAGCGACTGGAGCAGAGGCAGGCGATGGAGGACGAGTTAcgagagaaaatagaaaagctGGAGAAGAGGCAGGCTACGGACGACACGACCCTGCTGATTGTCAACCGGTACTGGTCTCAG CTGGACAATAACGTCAAAGTTTTGCGTAAATGCATCGAGCCAGATGTGGCGTCTGCCCCCGCCCCGCCCTCGGCCCCGCCTCCGGAAACCATGGCGATGGAGGAAAATGGCGTCGCTCTGACCCTGCCGACCTCAGCGGTTCCTCCGCCGCCGCTGCCAGAGGCCCAGAGCGAAGCCGGCCTGACGgaccagcagctccagctggaggagcagcaggaagatCACCAGGACGAGCTGCAGCAGccggcgccccctgctggaggagACGAGTTGACGCCACCGACTGAGCCGCCGTCTGATCCAAAAACAG ATGCGTcgctgcctcctcctcctccgctcaGCGAGAATGCTAAGGGCTTCCTCGCCGCGCTGGAGCAGAGCGGCGAGGAGGAGCTGAGCTTACACCTGCAGGACCGCATGCTGTTCAGCAAGGACGCCATCGGCCACCTGGTCCGCGTCTTCGACCGGCTGCACGCGCGCATTGATGACATGTGCACGGCTATCCAGGCTGCAG GCGAGGAGGGCGGCCTGCTGGAGGACAACGTCCGGCTGAGGGACCTGACCACGCTGCTGCAGGGCCGACACCACAAGATGTCCATGGAG TACAATGAGTGGGTGGACAAAGTGACGAGTGCAGAAACCAAAGTGTCTGAGATGGAGACAACGGTGGAGGATCTGCAGTGGGACATCGAGAAGCTTCGCAACCGGGAGCAGAAGCTCAACAAACACCTGGCGGAGGCCATGGAGCAG cttaAGTCTGGCTACAGCAGCACCGGCAGCTCGGGGGGATTAGCTGGAGGTCAGATAACGCTCAACATCCAGAAG TTTGAGAGCCTGAATGCAGAGCTGGAGCACAACCAGGAGCTGGCGAACAGCCGCATGGCGGAGCTGGAGAAGCtacagctggagctgcaggaggcCGTGAGGGAGAGCGAGAAGCTCAAG ATGGACCTGCGAAATATTCCAGAAGAAGTCGTAAGAGAAACGTCGGAATATAAATGTATGCAGTCTCAGTTCTCGCTGCTCTACAACGAATCTCTGGGAGTTAAAACTCAGCTGGACGAGGCCAGAGCCCTGCTGCTCACCACCAAGAACGCTCACCTCCGGCAGATCGAGCACATGGAG AGTGACGAGCTTTCCCTGCAGAAGAAGCTGCGGACCGAGGTCATCCAGCTGGAGGACACGCTGGCGCAGGTCCGCAAGGAGTACGAGATGCTGCGCATCGAGTTCGAGCAGAACCTGGCAGCCAATGAGCAAGCAG GGCCAATCAACCGGGAGATGCGACATCTGATCAGCAGCCTTCAGAAccacaacctgcagctgaagggCGACGTGCAGCGCTACAAGAGGAAGCTGCGGGAAACGCAGATGGAGATCAATAAG CTGCACTCGCAGAGCGGAGACGCTGGCGTTCTGATCCTGGAGGAGACGACGAGCGACGGCATGGACGttaaaaaggaggaagaagaagaccaggaggaagaggaggagaggaggaaggagcTGGAGAGACAGCGGgcgagggagagggagagagaaagagagagagaggccgAGCGAGAGcgggagagggagagggagagagagaggcagcGCAGCGAcgagctgaagaggaaagactCAGATACGCTGAAGATGCTCCGAGTCGAACTCAA GAAAGCTCAGGAGTCGCAGAAAGAGATGAAGCTCCTGTTGGACATGTACAAGTCGGCTCCAAAGGAGCAGAGAGACAAAGTGCAGCTAATGGCCGCCGAGCGCAAGTCAAAAGCAGAG GTGGAAGACCTGAGGATGCGAGTTcgagagctggaggagagggagaagaaggAGAGCAAGAAGCTGGCTGATGAAGACGCCCTGAGGAAGATCCGCGTTGCAGAGGAAACCATCGAGCATCTGCAGAAGAAACTGGCAGCCACCAAGCAG gaggaggaggcgctGCTGAGCGAGATGGACGTAACGGGCCAGGCCTTCGAAGACATGCAGGAGCAGAACAgcaggctgctgcagcagctgcgcGAGAAAGACGACGCCAACTTCAAGCTGATGAGCGAACGCATCAAATCCAACCAGATCTACAAGCTgctgaaggaggagaaggaggagctggCGGACCAGGTCCTCACCTTCAAAACGCAG GTGGATGCCCAGCTGCTGGTGGTGCAGAagctggaggagaaggagggagTCCTGCAGACGACTCTGGCTGCCCTGGAGAAGGAGCTGGCGGTCCGGACTCAGGCCCTGGAGCTCAACAAGAGGAAG GCGGTGGAGGCTGCGCAGCTGGCGGAGGACCTGAAGGTGCAGCTGGAGCACACGCAGGCCAAGCTGAAGGAGATCCAGGTCTCTGTGGCGGAGAACCGCACCGCCCGCGAGAGGGAGAGCAGCAACCTGAAACGGGCGCAG GAGGATCTGTCCCGGCtgaggaggaagctggagaagcagaagaagGTGGAGGTTTACTCTGACGCAGACGAGATCCTGCAGGAGGAGATCAACCAATACAAG GCCAAGCTGCGCTGCCCCTGCTGCAACACGCGGGACAAGGAGACCGTCCTCACCAAGTGTTTCCACGTCTTCTGCTACGAGTGTCTGAAGATGCGCTACGACACCCGGCAGAGGAAATGCCCCAAGTGCAACTGCGCCTTCGGAGCCAACGACTTCCACCGCATCTACATCACCTGA
- the rnf40 gene encoding E3 ubiquitin-protein ligase BRE1B isoform X3: MKTGIISEGKMSGAGGGKRPSGGDSPPGPPEKKSKKEEKTTTTLIEPIRIAGVSSTEEMDMKVLQFKNKKLCERLEQRQAMEDELREKIEKLEKRQATDDTTLLIVNRYWSQLDNNVKVLRKCIEPDVASAPAPPSAPPPETMAMEENGVALTLPTSAVPPPPLPEAQSEAGLTDQQLQLEEQQEDHQDELQQPAPPAGGDELTPPTEPPSDPKTDASLPPPPPLSENAKGFLAALEQSGEEELSLHLQDRMLFSKDAIGHLVRVFDRLHARIDDMCTAIQAAAGEEGGLLEDNVRLRDLTTLLQGRHHKMSMEYNEWVDKVTSAETKVSEMETTVEDLQWDIEKLRNREQKLNKHLAEAMEQLKSGYSSTGSSGGLAGGQITLNIQKFESLNAELEHNQELANSRMAELEKLQLELQEAVRESEKLKMDLRNIPEEVVRETSEYKCMQSQFSLLYNESLGVKTQLDEARALLLTTKNAHLRQIEHMESDELSLQKKLRTEVIQLEDTLAQVRKEYEMLRIEFEQNLAANEQAGPINREMRHLISSLQNHNLQLKGDVQRYKRKLRETQMEINKLHSQSGDAGVLILEETTSDGMDVKKEEEEDQEEEEERRKELERQRAREREREREREAERERERERERERQRSDELKRKDSDTLKMLRVELKKAQESQKEMKLLLDMYKSAPKEQRDKVQLMAAERKSKAEVEDLRMRVRELEEREKKESKKLADEDALRKIRVAEETIEHLQKKLAATKQEEALLSEMDVTGQAFEDMQEQNSRLLQQLREKDDANFKLMSERIKSNQIYKLLKEEKEELADQVLTFKTQVDAQLLVVQKLEEKEGVLQTTLAALEKELAVRTQALELNKRKAVEAAQLAEDLKVQLEHTQAKLKEIQVSVAENRTARERESSNLKRAQEDLSRLRRKLEKQKKVEVYSDADEILQEEINQYKAKLRCPCCNTRDKETVLTKCFHVFCYECLKMRYDTRQRKCPKCNCAFGANDFHRIYIT, encoded by the exons ATGAAAACGGGGATTATAA GTGAAGGAAAGATGTCGGGTGCCGGGGGAGGGAAGCGGCCCTCGGGAGGGGACAGTCCTCCTGGCCCACCTGAGAAAAAGAgcaagaaagaggagaaaaccaCCACGACGCTTATTGAGCCCATCCGCATAGCGGGAGTCTCCTCCACG GAGGAAATGGACATGAAGGTGCTGCAGTTTAAGAACAAGAAGCTGTGCGAGCGACTGGAGCAGAGGCAGGCGATGGAGGACGAGTTAcgagagaaaatagaaaagctGGAGAAGAGGCAGGCTACGGACGACACGACCCTGCTGATTGTCAACCGGTACTGGTCTCAG CTGGACAATAACGTCAAAGTTTTGCGTAAATGCATCGAGCCAGATGTGGCGTCTGCCCCCGCCCCGCCCTCGGCCCCGCCTCCGGAAACCATGGCGATGGAGGAAAATGGCGTCGCTCTGACCCTGCCGACCTCAGCGGTTCCTCCGCCGCCGCTGCCAGAGGCCCAGAGCGAAGCCGGCCTGACGgaccagcagctccagctggaggagcagcaggaagatCACCAGGACGAGCTGCAGCAGccggcgccccctgctggaggagACGAGTTGACGCCACCGACTGAGCCGCCGTCTGATCCAAAAACAG ATGCGTcgctgcctcctcctcctccgctcaGCGAGAATGCTAAGGGCTTCCTCGCCGCGCTGGAGCAGAGCGGCGAGGAGGAGCTGAGCTTACACCTGCAGGACCGCATGCTGTTCAGCAAGGACGCCATCGGCCACCTGGTCCGCGTCTTCGACCGGCTGCACGCGCGCATTGATGACATGTGCACGGCTATCCAGGCTGCAG CAGGCGAGGAGGGCGGCCTGCTGGAGGACAACGTCCGGCTGAGGGACCTGACCACGCTGCTGCAGGGCCGACACCACAAGATGTCCATGGAG TACAATGAGTGGGTGGACAAAGTGACGAGTGCAGAAACCAAAGTGTCTGAGATGGAGACAACGGTGGAGGATCTGCAGTGGGACATCGAGAAGCTTCGCAACCGGGAGCAGAAGCTCAACAAACACCTGGCGGAGGCCATGGAGCAG cttaAGTCTGGCTACAGCAGCACCGGCAGCTCGGGGGGATTAGCTGGAGGTCAGATAACGCTCAACATCCAGAAG TTTGAGAGCCTGAATGCAGAGCTGGAGCACAACCAGGAGCTGGCGAACAGCCGCATGGCGGAGCTGGAGAAGCtacagctggagctgcaggaggcCGTGAGGGAGAGCGAGAAGCTCAAG ATGGACCTGCGAAATATTCCAGAAGAAGTCGTAAGAGAAACGTCGGAATATAAATGTATGCAGTCTCAGTTCTCGCTGCTCTACAACGAATCTCTGGGAGTTAAAACTCAGCTGGACGAGGCCAGAGCCCTGCTGCTCACCACCAAGAACGCTCACCTCCGGCAGATCGAGCACATGGAG AGTGACGAGCTTTCCCTGCAGAAGAAGCTGCGGACCGAGGTCATCCAGCTGGAGGACACGCTGGCGCAGGTCCGCAAGGAGTACGAGATGCTGCGCATCGAGTTCGAGCAGAACCTGGCAGCCAATGAGCAAGCAG GGCCAATCAACCGGGAGATGCGACATCTGATCAGCAGCCTTCAGAAccacaacctgcagctgaagggCGACGTGCAGCGCTACAAGAGGAAGCTGCGGGAAACGCAGATGGAGATCAATAAG CTGCACTCGCAGAGCGGAGACGCTGGCGTTCTGATCCTGGAGGAGACGACGAGCGACGGCATGGACGttaaaaaggaggaagaagaagaccaggaggaagaggaggagaggaggaaggagcTGGAGAGACAGCGGgcgagggagagggagagagaaagagagagagaggccgAGCGAGAGcgggagagggagagggagagagagaggcagcGCAGCGAcgagctgaagaggaaagactCAGATACGCTGAAGATGCTCCGAGTCGAACTCAA GAAAGCTCAGGAGTCGCAGAAAGAGATGAAGCTCCTGTTGGACATGTACAAGTCGGCTCCAAAGGAGCAGAGAGACAAAGTGCAGCTAATGGCCGCCGAGCGCAAGTCAAAAGCAGAG GTGGAAGACCTGAGGATGCGAGTTcgagagctggaggagagggagaagaaggAGAGCAAGAAGCTGGCTGATGAAGACGCCCTGAGGAAGATCCGCGTTGCAGAGGAAACCATCGAGCATCTGCAGAAGAAACTGGCAGCCACCAAGCAG gaggaggcgctGCTGAGCGAGATGGACGTAACGGGCCAGGCCTTCGAAGACATGCAGGAGCAGAACAgcaggctgctgcagcagctgcgcGAGAAAGACGACGCCAACTTCAAGCTGATGAGCGAACGCATCAAATCCAACCAGATCTACAAGCTgctgaaggaggagaaggaggagctggCGGACCAGGTCCTCACCTTCAAAACGCAG GTGGATGCCCAGCTGCTGGTGGTGCAGAagctggaggagaaggagggagTCCTGCAGACGACTCTGGCTGCCCTGGAGAAGGAGCTGGCGGTCCGGACTCAGGCCCTGGAGCTCAACAAGAGGAAG GCGGTGGAGGCTGCGCAGCTGGCGGAGGACCTGAAGGTGCAGCTGGAGCACACGCAGGCCAAGCTGAAGGAGATCCAGGTCTCTGTGGCGGAGAACCGCACCGCCCGCGAGAGGGAGAGCAGCAACCTGAAACGGGCGCAG GAGGATCTGTCCCGGCtgaggaggaagctggagaagcagaagaagGTGGAGGTTTACTCTGACGCAGACGAGATCCTGCAGGAGGAGATCAACCAATACAAG GCCAAGCTGCGCTGCCCCTGCTGCAACACGCGGGACAAGGAGACCGTCCTCACCAAGTGTTTCCACGTCTTCTGCTACGAGTGTCTGAAGATGCGCTACGACACCCGGCAGAGGAAATGCCCCAAGTGCAACTGCGCCTTCGGAGCCAACGACTTCCACCGCATCTACATCACCTGA
- the rnf40 gene encoding E3 ubiquitin-protein ligase BRE1B isoform X1, producing the protein MKTGIISEGKMSGAGGGKRPSGGDSPPGPPEKKSKKEEKTTTTLIEPIRIAGVSSTEEMDMKVLQFKNKKLCERLEQRQAMEDELREKIEKLEKRQATDDTTLLIVNRYWSQLDNNVKVLRKCIEPDVASAPAPPSAPPPETMAMEENGVALTLPTSAVPPPPLPEAQSEAGLTDQQLQLEEQQEDHQDELQQPAPPAGGDELTPPTEPPSDPKTDASLPPPPPLSENAKGFLAALEQSGEEELSLHLQDRMLFSKDAIGHLVRVFDRLHARIDDMCTAIQAAAGEEGGLLEDNVRLRDLTTLLQGRHHKMSMEYNEWVDKVTSAETKVSEMETTVEDLQWDIEKLRNREQKLNKHLAEAMEQLKSGYSSTGSSGGLAGGQITLNIQKFESLNAELEHNQELANSRMAELEKLQLELQEAVRESEKLKMDLRNIPEEVVRETSEYKCMQSQFSLLYNESLGVKTQLDEARALLLTTKNAHLRQIEHMESDELSLQKKLRTEVIQLEDTLAQVRKEYEMLRIEFEQNLAANEQAGPINREMRHLISSLQNHNLQLKGDVQRYKRKLRETQMEINKLHSQSGDAGVLILEETTSDGMDVKKEEEEDQEEEEERRKELERQRAREREREREREAERERERERERERQRSDELKRKDSDTLKMLRVELKKAQESQKEMKLLLDMYKSAPKEQRDKVQLMAAERKSKAEVEDLRMRVRELEEREKKESKKLADEDALRKIRVAEETIEHLQKKLAATKQEEEALLSEMDVTGQAFEDMQEQNSRLLQQLREKDDANFKLMSERIKSNQIYKLLKEEKEELADQVLTFKTQVDAQLLVVQKLEEKEGVLQTTLAALEKELAVRTQALELNKRKAVEAAQLAEDLKVQLEHTQAKLKEIQVSVAENRTARERESSNLKRAQEDLSRLRRKLEKQKKVEVYSDADEILQEEINQYKAKLRCPCCNTRDKETVLTKCFHVFCYECLKMRYDTRQRKCPKCNCAFGANDFHRIYIT; encoded by the exons ATGAAAACGGGGATTATAA GTGAAGGAAAGATGTCGGGTGCCGGGGGAGGGAAGCGGCCCTCGGGAGGGGACAGTCCTCCTGGCCCACCTGAGAAAAAGAgcaagaaagaggagaaaaccaCCACGACGCTTATTGAGCCCATCCGCATAGCGGGAGTCTCCTCCACG GAGGAAATGGACATGAAGGTGCTGCAGTTTAAGAACAAGAAGCTGTGCGAGCGACTGGAGCAGAGGCAGGCGATGGAGGACGAGTTAcgagagaaaatagaaaagctGGAGAAGAGGCAGGCTACGGACGACACGACCCTGCTGATTGTCAACCGGTACTGGTCTCAG CTGGACAATAACGTCAAAGTTTTGCGTAAATGCATCGAGCCAGATGTGGCGTCTGCCCCCGCCCCGCCCTCGGCCCCGCCTCCGGAAACCATGGCGATGGAGGAAAATGGCGTCGCTCTGACCCTGCCGACCTCAGCGGTTCCTCCGCCGCCGCTGCCAGAGGCCCAGAGCGAAGCCGGCCTGACGgaccagcagctccagctggaggagcagcaggaagatCACCAGGACGAGCTGCAGCAGccggcgccccctgctggaggagACGAGTTGACGCCACCGACTGAGCCGCCGTCTGATCCAAAAACAG ATGCGTcgctgcctcctcctcctccgctcaGCGAGAATGCTAAGGGCTTCCTCGCCGCGCTGGAGCAGAGCGGCGAGGAGGAGCTGAGCTTACACCTGCAGGACCGCATGCTGTTCAGCAAGGACGCCATCGGCCACCTGGTCCGCGTCTTCGACCGGCTGCACGCGCGCATTGATGACATGTGCACGGCTATCCAGGCTGCAG CAGGCGAGGAGGGCGGCCTGCTGGAGGACAACGTCCGGCTGAGGGACCTGACCACGCTGCTGCAGGGCCGACACCACAAGATGTCCATGGAG TACAATGAGTGGGTGGACAAAGTGACGAGTGCAGAAACCAAAGTGTCTGAGATGGAGACAACGGTGGAGGATCTGCAGTGGGACATCGAGAAGCTTCGCAACCGGGAGCAGAAGCTCAACAAACACCTGGCGGAGGCCATGGAGCAG cttaAGTCTGGCTACAGCAGCACCGGCAGCTCGGGGGGATTAGCTGGAGGTCAGATAACGCTCAACATCCAGAAG TTTGAGAGCCTGAATGCAGAGCTGGAGCACAACCAGGAGCTGGCGAACAGCCGCATGGCGGAGCTGGAGAAGCtacagctggagctgcaggaggcCGTGAGGGAGAGCGAGAAGCTCAAG ATGGACCTGCGAAATATTCCAGAAGAAGTCGTAAGAGAAACGTCGGAATATAAATGTATGCAGTCTCAGTTCTCGCTGCTCTACAACGAATCTCTGGGAGTTAAAACTCAGCTGGACGAGGCCAGAGCCCTGCTGCTCACCACCAAGAACGCTCACCTCCGGCAGATCGAGCACATGGAG AGTGACGAGCTTTCCCTGCAGAAGAAGCTGCGGACCGAGGTCATCCAGCTGGAGGACACGCTGGCGCAGGTCCGCAAGGAGTACGAGATGCTGCGCATCGAGTTCGAGCAGAACCTGGCAGCCAATGAGCAAGCAG GGCCAATCAACCGGGAGATGCGACATCTGATCAGCAGCCTTCAGAAccacaacctgcagctgaagggCGACGTGCAGCGCTACAAGAGGAAGCTGCGGGAAACGCAGATGGAGATCAATAAG CTGCACTCGCAGAGCGGAGACGCTGGCGTTCTGATCCTGGAGGAGACGACGAGCGACGGCATGGACGttaaaaaggaggaagaagaagaccaggaggaagaggaggagaggaggaaggagcTGGAGAGACAGCGGgcgagggagagggagagagaaagagagagagaggccgAGCGAGAGcgggagagggagagggagagagagaggcagcGCAGCGAcgagctgaagaggaaagactCAGATACGCTGAAGATGCTCCGAGTCGAACTCAA GAAAGCTCAGGAGTCGCAGAAAGAGATGAAGCTCCTGTTGGACATGTACAAGTCGGCTCCAAAGGAGCAGAGAGACAAAGTGCAGCTAATGGCCGCCGAGCGCAAGTCAAAAGCAGAG GTGGAAGACCTGAGGATGCGAGTTcgagagctggaggagagggagaagaaggAGAGCAAGAAGCTGGCTGATGAAGACGCCCTGAGGAAGATCCGCGTTGCAGAGGAAACCATCGAGCATCTGCAGAAGAAACTGGCAGCCACCAAGCAG gaggaggaggcgctGCTGAGCGAGATGGACGTAACGGGCCAGGCCTTCGAAGACATGCAGGAGCAGAACAgcaggctgctgcagcagctgcgcGAGAAAGACGACGCCAACTTCAAGCTGATGAGCGAACGCATCAAATCCAACCAGATCTACAAGCTgctgaaggaggagaaggaggagctggCGGACCAGGTCCTCACCTTCAAAACGCAG GTGGATGCCCAGCTGCTGGTGGTGCAGAagctggaggagaaggagggagTCCTGCAGACGACTCTGGCTGCCCTGGAGAAGGAGCTGGCGGTCCGGACTCAGGCCCTGGAGCTCAACAAGAGGAAG GCGGTGGAGGCTGCGCAGCTGGCGGAGGACCTGAAGGTGCAGCTGGAGCACACGCAGGCCAAGCTGAAGGAGATCCAGGTCTCTGTGGCGGAGAACCGCACCGCCCGCGAGAGGGAGAGCAGCAACCTGAAACGGGCGCAG GAGGATCTGTCCCGGCtgaggaggaagctggagaagcagaagaagGTGGAGGTTTACTCTGACGCAGACGAGATCCTGCAGGAGGAGATCAACCAATACAAG GCCAAGCTGCGCTGCCCCTGCTGCAACACGCGGGACAAGGAGACCGTCCTCACCAAGTGTTTCCACGTCTTCTGCTACGAGTGTCTGAAGATGCGCTACGACACCCGGCAGAGGAAATGCCCCAAGTGCAACTGCGCCTTCGGAGCCAACGACTTCCACCGCATCTACATCACCTGA